A single window of Magnetococcus sp. PR-3 DNA harbors:
- a CDS encoding helix-turn-helix domain-containing protein has product MSQSQLLQKSHFTANELPPEQRANAWAESIGTLFEIELDNQSPIDSFHASVNSFLLNDQLMLAHCQTRAQLFTRDSFRTSHDGLDHYMIQTHFSGEQHFKVGSQTHTCGPGEVAIIDLAEIHHSQATDFSNISLIIPRKLLSPLLNHPDSQEGHVLKANNSLAQIALNHLHTLHRLVPSLTQQQAAQLIQPTLLLVASAINGSTEKVEDGAISVAHAIHLKIKHNIELNLHDPQLSAEKICESVHISRASLYRLFKPMGGIKNYIQQRRLQHCAEALTQASQQHRLISEIAYCWGFSSQPHFSKIFKQRFQMTPQEFREKGGTLPSPPQLSEESPVGDRHYETWLSETLRL; this is encoded by the coding sequence TGAGAGTATCGGTACGTTATTTGAGATTGAACTTGACAACCAATCACCCATAGATTCTTTTCATGCTTCAGTAAATAGTTTTTTGCTCAATGACCAGCTTATGCTGGCACATTGTCAAACGCGTGCTCAGCTGTTTACCCGTGATAGTTTTCGTACATCTCATGATGGTTTGGATCACTATATGATCCAAACCCATTTTAGCGGAGAACAACATTTTAAGGTGGGGAGCCAAACACATACCTGTGGACCTGGAGAGGTGGCAATTATTGATTTAGCAGAGATACACCACTCTCAAGCCACTGATTTTTCAAATATAAGCCTAATTATTCCACGCAAACTATTATCACCTCTGCTTAACCATCCTGATAGCCAAGAAGGCCATGTATTAAAGGCCAATAACTCATTGGCCCAAATAGCTTTAAACCATTTACATACTTTACACCGTTTGGTCCCTTCATTAACCCAACAGCAAGCAGCTCAACTAATTCAGCCAACCCTATTATTGGTGGCCAGTGCGATCAATGGATCCACTGAAAAAGTGGAAGACGGTGCGATAAGTGTTGCACACGCGATCCATTTAAAAATTAAACACAACATTGAGCTTAATTTACATGACCCACAGCTAAGCGCAGAGAAAATTTGCGAATCTGTACATATTTCTCGAGCTTCACTGTATCGTCTTTTCAAACCCATGGGGGGTATCAAGAACTATATTCAGCAACGACGTTTGCAACACTGTGCCGAAGCTTTAACCCAGGCCAGCCAACAACACCGCTTAATCTCTGAAATCGCCTACTGCTGGGGTTTTTCCAGCCAGCCACACTTTTCTAAAATATTTAAACAACGCTTTCAAATGACACCACAAGAGTTCCGTGAAAAAGGAGGAACGCTACCCTCACCACCCCAATTAAGTGAAGAGAGCCCAGTCGGGGATCGTCACTACGAAACGTGGCTCTCTGAAACGTTGCGTTTATAA